A region from the Pseudomonas triticicola genome encodes:
- a CDS encoding helix-turn-helix transcriptional regulator, translating into MGDILLLDNPATFAERIRQLRKAKGYSQALLAHRAHCSRKTIIDLEAGENVAFYTVFRVIAALGMALEIVDNRIDLKSLAELVEHDE; encoded by the coding sequence ATGGGTGACATTTTGCTTCTCGATAACCCAGCAACGTTCGCCGAGCGTATTCGCCAATTGCGCAAAGCCAAGGGCTACAGTCAGGCGCTGCTTGCGCATAGGGCTCACTGCAGCCGCAAAACCATCATCGATCTCGAAGCAGGCGAAAACGTCGCTTTTTATACGGTGTTTAGAGTTATTGCCGCGTTAGGCATGGCGTTGGAGATTGTCGATAACCGAATAGATCTCAAATCACTCGCCGAATTGGTGGAGCATGATGAGTAA
- a CDS encoding type II toxin-antitoxin system HipA family toxin yields the protein MSKVKRLNVITPQGHSGKLSEGSQFSFAYQSASPLREVSLVMPYDPTPSVSSVLQPIFDMNVPEGYLADQIKRRMAKHMQVDEMRLLSVIGGNQIGRLTYENPIEPSGSVRAQVGLREILSAETSQHVFGFLVETYFESGISGVQPKVLVPDLDKLTGSRKTMISSDLIVKSGAEEYEHLAQNEFLCLEAARLAGLDTPPFWLSDNGELFVMERFDLTASDRLGFEDMAVLLGLNKDPHDNYKYSQSYETLAAVIRQVCRHADPIRELERFFSSVCLSVMVRNGDAHLKNFGVTYTHPAATETVQLAPVYDVTTTTVYENYNPRTGRSLVDRTLAIKMNKAKAYPDRQQLIEFGRKHCAVDKPALIVERIAEAMSQALLIHRPRIDVELFAGMQREWDTGRMVALNDSVGSGLKRHPLSGGRKEKSDK from the coding sequence ATGAGTAAGGTGAAACGACTGAATGTCATTACGCCTCAGGGCCATTCGGGCAAGTTGTCCGAAGGTTCGCAGTTTTCTTTCGCTTACCAGTCAGCGTCGCCACTCCGGGAAGTTTCCCTGGTCATGCCCTATGACCCGACACCGTCGGTGAGCAGCGTATTGCAGCCCATCTTCGATATGAATGTGCCTGAAGGATATCTGGCCGACCAAATCAAGCGGCGCATGGCCAAGCATATGCAAGTGGATGAAATGCGCCTGTTGTCCGTGATTGGCGGTAATCAGATCGGTCGCCTCACGTATGAGAATCCGATAGAACCTTCAGGCTCTGTTCGTGCGCAGGTCGGCCTGCGGGAGATTCTGTCGGCGGAGACCTCTCAGCATGTTTTCGGTTTTCTGGTCGAAACCTACTTCGAGTCGGGCATTTCAGGTGTTCAGCCCAAGGTTCTGGTGCCCGATCTGGACAAACTGACTGGTAGTCGAAAAACCATGATCAGCTCCGACCTTATTGTCAAATCAGGAGCGGAAGAGTATGAGCACCTGGCTCAAAACGAGTTTCTTTGTCTGGAAGCAGCGCGGCTGGCTGGACTGGACACGCCGCCTTTCTGGCTTTCCGATAACGGTGAGCTGTTTGTCATGGAGCGTTTTGATCTGACGGCGTCTGATCGCCTTGGCTTTGAAGACATGGCGGTACTGCTGGGGTTAAACAAGGATCCCCACGATAACTATAAATATTCGCAGAGCTACGAAACCCTTGCTGCAGTGATCCGTCAGGTATGCAGGCATGCCGACCCGATACGAGAACTGGAGCGATTTTTTTCATCCGTTTGTCTTTCAGTCATGGTGCGCAACGGCGATGCGCATTTGAAAAACTTCGGAGTGACCTACACGCACCCTGCGGCCACTGAAACGGTGCAGTTGGCGCCGGTATACGATGTCACGACCACCACCGTATACGAGAACTACAACCCCAGGACCGGGCGATCGCTGGTTGACCGTACTCTCGCCATCAAGATGAACAAGGCCAAAGCTTATCCGGATCGTCAGCAATTGATTGAGTTTGGTCGTAAACACTGCGCTGTGGATAAGCCAGCACTGATCGTCGAACGGATAGCCGAGGCAATGAGTCAGGCGCTTTTGATTCACCGACCACGGATAGACGTTGAATTGTTTGCAGGGATGCAACGCGAATGGGACACCGGGCGCATGGTTGCGTTGAATGACTCGGTCGGTTCAGGTTTGAAGCGTCATCCTTTATCAGGCGGCAGAAAAGAAAAGTCTGATAAATGA
- a CDS encoding DUF6124 family protein: MIKPTPNPPETETSPYESLDSRKLHDAAERALDHYLKPNGSGQKPRTPSAMFQIVGDMDNESLLAHACESLASASVMTSDIAAHVESPQRHTILAIAQIIMLAELAVNRVLDNVEVAQSAAPS, translated from the coding sequence ATGATCAAACCCACCCCCAATCCGCCTGAAACCGAAACCTCTCCCTACGAATCCCTCGACTCCAGAAAGCTGCACGACGCCGCCGAACGTGCGCTCGATCATTACCTGAAACCGAACGGCAGCGGGCAAAAGCCGCGCACCCCCAGTGCGATGTTCCAGATCGTCGGTGATATGGACAACGAGAGCCTGCTGGCCCACGCCTGTGAATCCCTTGCATCGGCGAGCGTCATGACCAGTGACATCGCCGCGCATGTCGAGAGCCCGCAGCGCCATACGATTCTGGCGATTGCGCAGATCATCATGTTGGCGGAGCTGGCGGTGAACCGGGTGCTGGATAACGTCGAAGTGGCACAGTCTGCGGCGCCCAGCTGA
- a CDS encoding dermonecrotic toxin domain-containing protein has translation MNASPPDSAEDALRQLAPCTLAIEHLLDAQPTLATVMASHLRKGLAALVPENPPDPDAVFLNEYVYDTPSPDAPDGAARVRRLTRTRNLTQVLHEAIVSQKIPTALEKEPPTGQVDKAVGFYPHAYDTGRDNDIAALQVAAVNTLIRDLQEDTPMLYWRALDVFWSSPHATTGALTVLEAVSQKQRVMFRLEADLKLHDARQQLIQAEQALQKKPGDKSLQTTADNIRTHLQVMTEGRQLIENLVLHETTRTATPAQVVSITLHNSAEPEWSALLSGCFIITERLHGTRPTVLYSPQFGVEVFEHFNAMESFLRRRLVADPEKTLLLGNVAFNNRTRAGEEMKQGQRLRYTAVTGDVFKTCLKKRRQQQDVEVDHALSGSLATFDALAKHLQTALALPLKGSPDLIARLPVSAEPTKVTALAHTLPDAEQQTRLIQQWNALNQQIGDVLEEQKHPCLKNALSSLLNETFPQLPADTEAASLYVTRYRTGADGLRQFESSRPLLEALRTLLLWENAKVPAEDGEAGPQAEADPVSEGVFSSSTVCDEAEQIVQNGSLTQLADALQARLTEQVRDYWQTPLAAELACPQARLIDLHRQALNVQACLRSADQTLSPQARLLIDRALRFPTLGRREAHFKPGARPGVYRVTVNTASAEGARLAGSFVLTSNDGSSPVLPHWPYGHKSLSTQGLSGSSGASLVVLYTPQQGFEELPNLQALRDRLVARINAGDEVGKLFAAGLPLAAQHMKSGLWGSDLRSTFAPIEDDFVADGIQTLLDKQQSDIDTLMGLAHSESDREGNARPQMLELLDMAGAFMARNRLLLDHWQEDWEKRLSQADRTALQNLARDAEEKQLQLSQQWKALVPTIAEYAKAQVLLKIRAFLAEKNPDGQIRAAYPVDGIDPDQTLVIRTTRTRVGAGMQSGFASVHESVASTRMSLTNLLLKNNQPWQKSLSWSEEHLLEATLTTSKGLWVRDSGGKAVTLDKQCLEQWVKELNIGHRYAQEVLDRYLAPQATNIDGQALQKAWIATQAATLGYAALSARLSPDAYSTVLPSDNSQKTAAAWVSAVLSSPDPDKRALVDGQAVIANALVFNPTGNAPDGRGGQNVNGVLILSAANTGLRVLYTPSAPDGMDLRELASETDLPRLMRGAWQTWLQARLPPKTRLLNHRLVACRGDVFAGLYRQNYLHLLARTNAESVTNEELLDQSRFNQVMFGIEVVTTVLGALPWSGPMASSAMKWLGGVGRSTVSALRSLGQNVAGLIVRRGAANRTLIEVATATTQLTGAARATGIGIKPLQLLIRPAKSTTLADLTGYQKAFLQENSRLAVAGGIPAGSSLAEGSGIYRTPSNTLLVRSTGAKGEDQVFRIQNSFNLYDPNGLVAPVLTPSGALTSFRLRRMTNQLWTLDTLNRLPGGAPKADSRVVKALREWDARITANAQSANPLHTLDPVPFFTERNIPARSWNKFVKKNTGEINTLGYSMLRPGQYERLTDELFQIWLSMNQPTREAAETFASTHRLHPLMWSKFVTKKGELTVPGSIRAIKLQKGPEGKYTNITDQHFRDWYQLSLQSENRNRYATVKFALDNNIHAQSWMKYVNAKGEFRMAVPTVAERVNRLGLTQNLPQAWPSGSAT, from the coding sequence ATGAACGCTTCCCCTCCCGATTCTGCCGAAGACGCGCTGCGTCAGTTGGCGCCCTGCACCCTCGCCATCGAGCATCTTCTGGATGCGCAGCCGACTCTCGCTACGGTAATGGCCTCTCATTTGCGTAAGGGCCTGGCGGCGCTCGTGCCTGAAAACCCGCCGGACCCTGACGCGGTTTTTCTCAACGAATATGTCTATGACACGCCCTCGCCCGATGCTCCAGATGGCGCTGCGCGAGTGCGGCGTCTGACGCGAACGCGCAACCTGACACAGGTCCTTCACGAAGCTATTGTCAGTCAGAAAATACCTACCGCCCTCGAGAAAGAGCCGCCAACCGGCCAGGTCGACAAGGCCGTGGGCTTTTACCCACATGCGTACGATACCGGCCGCGACAACGACATCGCTGCGCTGCAAGTCGCAGCCGTGAATACGCTGATCCGCGATTTGCAAGAAGACACGCCGATGCTGTACTGGCGCGCGCTCGATGTTTTCTGGTCTTCGCCACATGCCACCACTGGTGCCCTGACAGTCCTTGAGGCCGTGAGCCAAAAGCAACGTGTGATGTTCAGGCTCGAAGCGGATCTCAAACTGCACGATGCCCGGCAACAACTTATCCAGGCTGAGCAGGCATTGCAGAAAAAGCCTGGAGACAAGTCGCTGCAAACGACGGCCGACAACATCCGGACGCACCTGCAGGTGATGACCGAAGGCAGGCAACTGATCGAAAACCTCGTACTCCACGAGACCACGCGAACCGCCACGCCCGCGCAGGTGGTCAGCATTACTCTCCACAACAGTGCCGAGCCCGAATGGTCGGCACTGCTGAGCGGCTGCTTCATCATCACCGAGCGATTGCATGGGACTCGTCCGACCGTGCTGTACTCCCCGCAATTCGGCGTCGAAGTCTTCGAGCACTTCAACGCCATGGAGAGTTTTCTGCGGCGGCGTCTGGTGGCTGATCCGGAAAAAACGTTGCTGCTCGGCAACGTTGCGTTCAATAACCGAACCCGGGCCGGCGAAGAAATGAAGCAGGGGCAGCGTTTGCGCTACACCGCGGTTACCGGCGATGTATTCAAAACCTGCCTGAAAAAGCGACGGCAGCAGCAGGATGTCGAAGTCGATCACGCTTTAAGCGGTTCTCTTGCCACCTTCGACGCCTTGGCCAAGCATTTACAGACGGCGTTGGCGCTACCACTCAAAGGCAGTCCTGACTTGATCGCACGGCTGCCCGTAAGCGCCGAGCCGACTAAAGTCACCGCTCTCGCCCACACTTTGCCCGACGCTGAACAGCAGACGCGCCTGATTCAGCAGTGGAACGCACTCAATCAGCAAATCGGCGATGTACTTGAAGAGCAGAAACATCCTTGTTTGAAGAACGCGCTTTCCTCCCTGCTCAACGAGACCTTCCCTCAGCTGCCTGCCGATACCGAAGCAGCCTCTTTGTACGTGACCCGCTATCGCACCGGCGCAGACGGGCTTCGTCAGTTCGAGTCGTCGCGCCCCTTGCTTGAGGCCTTGCGCACCTTATTGCTTTGGGAAAATGCCAAGGTGCCAGCCGAGGATGGCGAAGCAGGGCCGCAAGCAGAGGCCGACCCTGTGAGTGAGGGCGTATTCAGTAGCTCCACCGTCTGCGACGAAGCTGAGCAAATTGTGCAAAACGGTTCGCTGACGCAATTGGCTGACGCTCTGCAAGCCCGTTTGACCGAGCAAGTCCGCGACTACTGGCAAACGCCGTTAGCGGCAGAGCTGGCGTGCCCACAGGCGCGACTGATCGACCTGCACCGCCAGGCGCTGAACGTCCAGGCTTGCCTGCGCTCAGCCGACCAGACGCTGAGCCCCCAGGCCAGACTGCTGATCGACCGCGCCCTGCGTTTTCCGACCCTTGGTCGCCGGGAGGCGCACTTCAAGCCTGGCGCGCGCCCCGGTGTCTATCGAGTGACAGTGAATACCGCCAGCGCCGAAGGCGCGCGTCTGGCCGGCAGTTTCGTCCTGACCTCGAACGACGGCTCCAGCCCGGTCTTGCCGCATTGGCCCTATGGCCACAAGAGCCTGAGCACGCAAGGCCTGAGTGGCAGCAGCGGCGCCAGCCTTGTCGTGCTGTATACGCCGCAGCAAGGCTTTGAAGAACTGCCGAATCTGCAAGCATTACGAGACAGGCTCGTAGCGCGCATCAATGCCGGCGACGAAGTCGGGAAATTATTTGCCGCCGGCTTGCCGCTGGCGGCGCAGCACATGAAAAGCGGCCTGTGGGGCAGTGATCTGCGCTCTACCTTTGCGCCGATAGAGGACGACTTTGTTGCCGACGGCATCCAGACGCTGCTGGACAAACAGCAGTCCGACATCGATACCCTCATGGGTCTGGCCCATAGCGAGTCGGACCGCGAAGGCAACGCCCGCCCGCAGATGCTCGAACTGCTGGATATGGCCGGAGCGTTCATGGCGCGTAACCGCCTCTTGCTGGATCACTGGCAGGAGGACTGGGAAAAGCGCCTCAGTCAGGCCGATCGTACGGCGCTGCAGAATCTGGCCCGGGACGCAGAGGAAAAACAGCTGCAACTGAGCCAGCAATGGAAGGCGCTTGTGCCGACTATCGCCGAGTATGCCAAGGCACAGGTATTGCTGAAAATTCGTGCCTTCCTCGCAGAAAAAAACCCGGATGGCCAGATCCGTGCTGCCTATCCTGTAGACGGCATCGATCCGGATCAAACCCTGGTGATCCGCACTACGCGAACCCGCGTCGGAGCCGGCATGCAATCAGGATTTGCATCGGTGCATGAAAGCGTCGCGAGCACACGCATGAGTCTGACCAATCTGCTGCTGAAAAATAACCAACCCTGGCAGAAGAGTCTTTCCTGGAGTGAAGAACACCTGTTGGAGGCCACACTGACCACATCGAAGGGTCTTTGGGTGCGTGACTCCGGTGGAAAAGCCGTCACTCTGGACAAACAATGCCTTGAACAATGGGTCAAGGAACTGAACATCGGTCATCGGTATGCGCAGGAAGTGCTCGATAGATATCTCGCTCCGCAAGCCACCAACATTGATGGCCAAGCCTTGCAAAAAGCCTGGATCGCAACTCAGGCAGCAACACTTGGCTACGCAGCCTTGTCCGCACGGTTGAGCCCGGACGCATACAGCACGGTGCTACCCAGCGACAATTCGCAAAAGACTGCCGCCGCATGGGTGTCGGCAGTTCTGTCTTCGCCAGATCCCGATAAACGCGCCCTGGTCGATGGACAGGCAGTCATCGCCAACGCTCTGGTGTTCAATCCCACCGGTAATGCTCCGGATGGCCGCGGCGGGCAAAACGTGAACGGCGTGTTGATTCTGTCCGCAGCCAACACCGGCTTGCGAGTGCTGTATACCCCGAGCGCGCCTGATGGCATGGACCTGCGCGAACTCGCCAGCGAAACCGACTTGCCCCGACTGATGCGTGGCGCCTGGCAGACCTGGCTCCAGGCACGATTACCGCCCAAAACCCGCCTGCTCAATCACCGCCTTGTCGCTTGCAGAGGCGATGTGTTTGCCGGGCTTTATCGGCAAAACTATCTTCACCTGCTAGCCAGGACAAACGCTGAAAGCGTGACCAATGAAGAACTGCTTGACCAGTCCCGGTTCAACCAAGTGATGTTTGGAATCGAGGTGGTGACCACGGTACTGGGCGCTTTGCCCTGGAGCGGACCGATGGCTTCATCCGCGATGAAATGGCTGGGCGGAGTGGGTCGCAGCACCGTCAGCGCCCTGCGTAGCCTGGGACAAAACGTCGCCGGGCTGATTGTCCGTCGCGGGGCGGCAAATCGAACATTGATCGAAGTCGCAACGGCCACCACTCAGCTCACCGGCGCTGCTCGCGCCACAGGTATCGGCATCAAACCGCTGCAGTTGCTGATCAGACCGGCCAAAAGCACAACATTGGCGGACCTGACGGGCTACCAGAAAGCCTTTCTCCAGGAAAACTCCCGTCTGGCAGTCGCGGGCGGTATTCCCGCCGGTTCGTCTCTGGCCGAAGGTTCGGGCATCTATCGCACCCCATCCAATACCTTGCTGGTACGCAGCACCGGTGCAAAAGGTGAAGATCAGGTATTCCGCATTCAGAACTCATTCAATCTCTATGATCCCAATGGGTTGGTTGCCCCCGTGCTGACACCGAGTGGAGCCCTCACCTCTTTTCGGCTACGCAGGATGACCAATCAGCTCTGGACACTCGATACGTTGAATCGGCTACCTGGAGGCGCACCCAAGGCCGATAGCAGGGTCGTCAAGGCGCTCAGGGAATGGGATGCACGAATCACTGCCAATGCTCAATCCGCAAATCCCTTGCATACTCTCGACCCCGTACCCTTTTTCACCGAGCGCAACATTCCGGCACGGAGCTGGAACAAATTCGTGAAAAAAAACACTGGAGAAATCAATACGCTCGGCTACTCGATGCTCAGGCCCGGACAATACGAGAGGCTGACGGACGAGCTTTTTCAAATATGGCTTTCCATGAATCAACCCACCAGGGAGGCTGCGGAGACGTTCGCCAGTACTCACCGCCTTCACCCGTTGATGTGGAGCAAGTTCGTTACAAAAAAAGGCGAGCTGACCGTCCCAGGTAGTATTCGGGCTATAAAGCTGCAAAAAGGTCCCGAGGGTAAATACACGAACATCACGGACCAGCACTTTCGCGACTGGTACCAGCTTTCTCTGCAATCGGAAAACCGGAACCGATACGCCACCGTCAAGTTCGCACTCGATAACAATATCCATGCTCAATCCTGGATGAAGTACGTCAACGCCAAAGGCGAATTCAGGATGGCGGTTCCGACGGTGGCAGAGCGCGTCAACCGGCTGGGGCTGACACAGAATCTGCCGCAAGCGTGGCCATCCGGCTCTGCAACCTGA
- a CDS encoding polysaccharide lyase family 7 protein: MIDLATWNLSVPVGSPPYTVETSKLVDGFKDQYFHSDTGTLFFWSPVTGSKTENAIYPRTELRETYSNGTLRNWYYPDADNLLRATLAVNKVPSSGKIVIGQIHAYESQRPMVKLEYQYKEKTQTGNLVIKVRMRPDDAESRVITLATGIKLDREFNYLIHLSPGGALGVSAAGYQWDSQISATWRDKPLYFKAGVYVQDNTGYTSEGGQVMFSKLDIDHNK, translated from the coding sequence ATGATCGACCTCGCAACCTGGAACCTCAGCGTTCCTGTTGGCAGCCCGCCGTACACCGTCGAAACCTCAAAACTGGTGGATGGCTTCAAGGATCAGTACTTCCATTCCGACACCGGCACCCTGTTCTTCTGGTCCCCGGTGACTGGCTCGAAAACCGAAAACGCCATCTACCCGCGTACCGAACTGCGCGAAACCTACAGCAACGGCACCCTGCGCAACTGGTATTACCCGGACGCCGACAACCTGCTGCGCGCCACCCTCGCGGTGAACAAGGTGCCGAGCTCGGGCAAGATCGTCATCGGCCAGATCCACGCGTACGAAAGCCAGCGGCCGATGGTCAAGCTCGAATACCAGTACAAGGAAAAAACCCAGACCGGCAATCTGGTGATCAAAGTGCGCATGCGTCCGGACGACGCCGAAAGCCGCGTCATCACCCTCGCTACAGGCATCAAGCTCGATCGCGAATTCAACTACCTCATCCACTTGAGCCCCGGCGGTGCGCTGGGCGTGAGTGCGGCGGGGTATCAGTGGGATTCCCAGATCAGCGCGACGTGGCGTGACAAGCCACTGTACTTCAAGGCCGGGGTGTATGTGCAGGACAACACCGGGTATACGAGTGAGGGTGGACAGGTGATGTTTTCGAAGCTGGATATTGATCACAACAAGTGA
- a CDS encoding putative bifunctional diguanylate cyclase/phosphodiesterase: MECAQPQPGEGSSVLLIVDDYPENLISMRALLQRQDWHVMTAASGFEALNLLLEHDIDLVLLDVQMPGMDGFEVARLMRGSQRTRLTPIIFLTANEQSQDAVIKGYASGAVDYLFKPFDPQILKPKVQALLEHQRNRRALQRLSHDLEVARAFNASVLDNAAEGILVLSEDGVIRFANPAISRLLNAPVKELEGKEFLDFLQKPHIPLWADSEFYAGYQRGETLRLHDALLRTAPGQQVPVALSCAPLPSEQHAMVVTVLDMSVVRHLHQQLEFQAVTDPLTGLLNRRGFYQTVENLLLRGERSDSSWVLLYLDLDGFKRVNDSLGHDAGDRVLRWVSEQLKACLRPFDILARMGGDEFTALLDLEFPEQAAKIAEKLIERVSVCQQIEGLDIVLGASIGIATYPDCGRNLDGLLRASDIAMYEAKRAGRQQYRFYDHEMNGRARSRLMLEDSVREAIENRDFNLVYQPQVAIGSGQIRGFEALLRWQHPSVGDVPPGLFLPLLEEARLISRLGSWIYHRGAGQRKAWETLFAEDLVLGVSLSNTQFGLPNLVTELRQVMERHALQPQQLEVEVTEEALMQNPDETRKQLRLLRHLGVRVALDDFGSGPCSLAHLRDLELDTLKLDRHLIARLPDSPRDAALVRMVIDLCKQYGLLVIAEGVETLEQYQWLQAHGCEYVQGFLVARPLIAEDAVSFVEPFDWSALPG, from the coding sequence ATGGAATGCGCGCAACCCCAGCCAGGTGAAGGCAGCTCGGTCCTTTTGATCGTCGATGATTACCCCGAAAATCTGATCAGCATGCGCGCGTTGCTGCAGCGTCAGGATTGGCACGTGATGACCGCCGCCTCTGGTTTCGAGGCGCTGAACCTATTGCTCGAACACGACATCGATCTGGTTCTGCTCGATGTGCAGATGCCCGGCATGGACGGTTTCGAAGTCGCACGGCTGATGCGCGGCAGCCAGCGCACGCGGCTGACGCCGATCATTTTCCTTACCGCCAACGAGCAATCTCAGGACGCCGTGATCAAGGGCTATGCCAGCGGCGCGGTGGATTACCTGTTCAAGCCGTTCGATCCGCAAATCCTCAAGCCCAAGGTCCAGGCGCTGCTCGAGCACCAGCGCAATCGTCGTGCCTTGCAACGCCTCAGTCATGACCTGGAAGTGGCGCGCGCCTTCAATGCCTCGGTGCTGGACAACGCAGCCGAAGGCATTCTGGTGCTGAGCGAGGACGGCGTGATTCGCTTTGCCAACCCGGCGATTTCGCGACTGCTCAACGCGCCGGTCAAGGAGCTTGAGGGCAAGGAGTTTCTCGATTTCCTGCAGAAGCCACACATTCCCCTGTGGGCCGATTCCGAGTTCTACGCCGGCTACCAACGCGGTGAAACCCTGCGCCTGCATGATGCGTTGCTGCGCACGGCGCCGGGACAGCAAGTGCCGGTGGCCTTGTCCTGCGCGCCGCTGCCCTCGGAGCAGCATGCGATGGTGGTGACGGTGCTGGACATGTCGGTGGTGCGTCACTTGCACCAGCAACTGGAGTTCCAGGCGGTGACCGATCCGCTGACCGGGCTGCTCAATCGGCGCGGGTTCTACCAGACCGTGGAAAACCTGCTGTTGCGCGGCGAACGCAGCGACAGCAGTTGGGTGTTGCTCTACCTTGATCTTGATGGCTTCAAACGGGTCAACGATTCCCTCGGCCACGATGCCGGCGATCGCGTGTTGCGCTGGGTTTCCGAGCAACTGAAGGCGTGCCTGCGGCCGTTCGATATTCTCGCGCGCATGGGCGGCGATGAATTCACCGCGCTGCTGGATCTGGAGTTTCCCGAGCAAGCGGCGAAGATTGCCGAAAAACTCATCGAACGGGTATCGGTCTGTCAGCAGATCGAAGGTCTGGATATCGTCCTTGGCGCCAGTATCGGCATCGCTACTTATCCAGACTGCGGGCGCAATCTCGACGGTTTGCTGCGCGCTTCGGACATTGCCATGTACGAAGCCAAGCGTGCCGGCCGTCAGCAATATCGCTTCTATGATCATGAAATGAACGGTCGCGCACGCTCGCGTCTGATGCTTGAAGACAGTGTGCGCGAGGCCATCGAGAATCGTGATTTCAATCTGGTCTACCAGCCGCAGGTAGCGATCGGCAGCGGACAGATCCGCGGGTTCGAAGCGTTGCTGCGCTGGCAGCATCCGAGCGTCGGCGATGTGCCGCCGGGGTTGTTTCTGCCATTGCTGGAAGAGGCGCGCTTGATCAGTCGCCTCGGCAGCTGGATCTATCACCGTGGCGCCGGTCAGCGTAAAGCCTGGGAAACCTTGTTCGCTGAAGATCTGGTGCTTGGCGTGAGCCTGAGCAATACCCAGTTCGGCCTGCCGAATCTGGTCACTGAATTGCGTCAAGTCATGGAACGCCATGCGCTGCAACCGCAGCAACTGGAAGTCGAGGTCACCGAAGAAGCGTTGATGCAAAACCCGGACGAAACCCGTAAGCAACTGCGGCTGCTACGTCATCTCGGGGTGCGCGTGGCGCTGGATGATTTTGGTTCGGGGCCGTGCTCGCTGGCACATCTGCGCGATCTGGAACTGGACACACTGAAGCTCGACCGCCACTTGATCGCGCGCCTGCCGGACTCGCCACGTGATGCGGCGCTGGTGCGCATGGTCATCGACCTGTGCAAGCAATACGGTCTGCTGGTGATTGCCGAAGGAGTGGAAACCCTCGAGCAATATCAGTGGCTGCAAGCCCATGGCTGCGAGTATGTGCAGGGCTTCCTCGTCGCGCGGCCATTGATCGCCGAAGACGCGGTCAGCTTCGTCGAACCGTTTGACTGGAGCGCGTTGCCCGGTTGA
- a CDS encoding M48 metallopeptidase family protein gives MTVLKYLQAYPAQLQDQVRQLIAEGRLGDYLDQRYSGRHDVQSDKALYSYALDLKQQYMRNAPAIDKVLFDNRLDLTHRALGLHSTVSRVQGGKLKANKEIRIAALFKDAAPDFLKMIVVHELAHFKESDHNKAFYKLCEHMLPGYHQIEFDLRVYLTWRDMQA, from the coding sequence ATGACTGTGTTGAAGTACCTCCAGGCCTACCCCGCGCAATTGCAGGATCAGGTGCGCCAACTGATTGCCGAAGGGCGGCTGGGTGATTACCTCGATCAACGCTATTCGGGGCGGCATGACGTGCAAAGCGACAAGGCCTTGTACAGCTACGCGCTGGATCTCAAGCAGCAGTACATGCGCAATGCGCCGGCCATCGACAAAGTGCTGTTCGACAACCGCCTCGACCTGACCCACCGCGCGCTCGGTCTGCACAGCACGGTGTCGCGGGTGCAGGGCGGCAAGCTCAAGGCCAACAAGGAAATTCGCATCGCCGCGCTGTTCAAGGATGCCGCGCCGGATTTTCTGAAGATGATCGTGGTGCACGAGCTGGCGCACTTCAAGGAATCGGATCACAACAAGGCGTTCTATAAACTGTGCGAGCACATGCTGCCGGGGTATCACCAGATCGAGTTCGATCTGCGTGTGTACCTGACGTGGCGGGATATGCAGGCTTGA
- a CDS encoding winged helix-turn-helix domain-containing protein, producing the protein MDVSKTKSSFYRRLYVAYLIDSGLAPSVPTLTEVTGMPRRTAQDTIAALADLDIICEFEQEEGARNHAGRYRIREWGAIDRGWIERNLRQIKAVLEYP; encoded by the coding sequence ATGGACGTCAGCAAGACCAAGAGCAGTTTCTATCGCCGTTTGTACGTGGCTTATCTGATCGATAGCGGCCTGGCGCCGAGTGTGCCGACGCTGACCGAAGTCACCGGCATGCCGCGACGCACGGCGCAGGACACGATTGCCGCGCTGGCCGATCTGGACATCATCTGCGAGTTCGAACAGGAAGAGGGCGCACGCAATCATGCCGGGCGCTATCGGATTCGTGAATGGGGAGCGATTGATCGCGGCTGGATCGAGCGCAATTTGCGGCAGATAAAAGCGGTGCTGGAATACCCCTGA